One Vibrio quintilis DNA segment encodes these proteins:
- a CDS encoding ABC transporter ATP-binding protein, translated as MKSAPIISARSLVKTVSTNQQSLTIVKDVSFDIFPGESVAIVGASGAGKSTLMAILSGLDMPVTGEVKLFGRPLQSLSDEERAVIRSESVGFIFQNFLLIPSLSALENVTLPCLLRGEKEDTERAKRLLDAVGLSERLHHTPAQLSGGEQQRVAIARAFMLRPALLFADEPTGNLDQTTAEKVIDLLFQLNEEAGTTLMLVTHDLQLADRCQRRLQMHAGQVEEMMS; from the coding sequence ATGAAAAGCGCCCCTATAATCTCTGCCCGTTCACTGGTCAAGACAGTGTCTACGAATCAGCAATCTTTGACAATTGTTAAAGATGTGAGTTTTGATATTTTTCCCGGAGAAAGCGTTGCCATTGTCGGAGCCTCCGGTGCCGGGAAATCAACCCTGATGGCAATTCTGTCCGGGCTGGATATGCCGGTTACCGGTGAAGTGAAATTATTTGGCCGGCCGCTGCAGAGCCTGAGTGATGAAGAGCGGGCGGTGATTCGTAGTGAGTCTGTCGGGTTCATTTTTCAAAATTTTTTGCTGATACCAAGTTTATCTGCATTAGAGAATGTCACTTTGCCGTGTCTGTTACGCGGGGAAAAAGAGGACACAGAGCGGGCAAAAAGGTTACTTGATGCGGTTGGGTTATCGGAGCGGCTGCATCATACACCGGCACAGTTGTCCGGTGGTGAGCAGCAGCGGGTTGCGATTGCCAGAGCATTTATGCTCAGGCCTGCGCTGCTGTTTGCTGATGAACCGACAGGGAACCTGGATCAGACAACCGCAGAAAAAGTGATCGACCTGCTGTTCCAGCTCAATGAAGAAGCAGGGACGACACTGATGCTGGTGACCCATGATTTACAACTGGCAGATCGCTGTCAGCGCCGGCTGCAAATGCATGCCGGTCAGGTGGAGGAAATGATGTCATGA